The genomic stretch AATGTATTCAGCCCTGATCTTACCCATCGAAATTCTCCGATTTGAAGAGCGGGGTCATCCCGCCCGGTGCGCGTAGTGTGTCCTAGCGAGGGTCGGGTTCGTGGTCCGACAGGGTCTCGCTGGGTGTCCGATGCGGGTTATAGCTGGATCATTGTTTCAGGAATGTTTCGTGTCGCTTTCGTGCCTGGGAAAACGCCCGCGAAGCCACAATCACCGCAAAAACAGGGCTCATTTGGCCACTGCGCTCAGCGCTCGGGGTACAGCTGCGTGGGGTCGGCGAAGATCTCGCGGACCTTGCGGGCCAGCACCCCTCCCTGGAAGCCGTCCATGAACCGGTGGTCGATGGTGGCCGTGATGGTGAGCATGGGGCGCACCACCACCTGGCCGTGTTCGACGACGGCCTGATCGCGGATGGCGCCGAGCAGCACATAGACGGGCACGCGCGCGAACGGGGTGGGTGGCACGAAGCCCTCGTCGAGGCCCAGCATGCCCACGCTGGTGATGATGCAGGTGCCGAAGGGGAACGCCTCGAGCCCGGCGCCGGGGAGCGACACGCCCAGCGAGCCGGTCAGCCAGCCGATGAACGTGACCAGCGGGCGAATGACCCAGGTGGGCAGCATCCGCGCCAGGTTGTTGCTCTTCTTGAACTCCTTGTCCTTGCCAGCGCGCAGCTTCGCGGCGGCGGCGCCGAACTCCCGCGCGATGTCCTCGAGGCGCTTCTCGTCCACGCGCTCCACCTTGACCTTGCCGAGGTCGCTGCCCTCGTCGAGGGCCACCAGGAACGCCACGTCCACCGTGCTGTGCTGATGGAAGGCACCGAAGCGCAGGAAGCCGTTGAGCCCCGGCGCCTCGCGCAGCGCGGCCCCCACCACCTTGCCGACGAAGTGCGTGATGGTGACCTTCTCACCCGTCTCGGCGCGCACCTGCTCGAGGTAGGCGAGCACGTGCGTGGCGTCCACGGTGAGCTTCCCGTAGATGTTCCCCTCGCGTGGCGCGGACCACGTGGCGATGGCCAGCTTCCGGCGCGTGCTCATCTTCGGCATTACCCCGGGTCTACCACGCCCCGGTGACGCGTGAACAGCGCTACACGTCGCGTCGACGGACGGGCTCAGAACTCTAGCTCGTACGCCCCGACGTCGAACAGGCCACCCTGCGGACGCGTGCCACTGAACGAGAACCCGACACCGGGGATGCGCACGTA from Sandaracinaceae bacterium encodes the following:
- a CDS encoding 2-oxo acid dehydrogenase subunit E2, whose translation is MSTRRKLAIATWSAPREGNIYGKLTVDATHVLAYLEQVRAETGEKVTITHFVGKVVGAALREAPGLNGFLRFGAFHQHSTVDVAFLVALDEGSDLGKVKVERVDEKRLEDIAREFGAAAAKLRAGKDKEFKKSNNLARMLPTWVIRPLVTFIGWLTGSLGVSLPGAGLEAFPFGTCIITSVGMLGLDEGFVPPTPFARVPVYVLLGAIRDQAVVEHGQVVVRPMLTITATIDHRFMDGFQGGVLARKVREIFADPTQLYPER